Below is a window of Lagenorhynchus albirostris chromosome 11, mLagAlb1.1, whole genome shotgun sequence DNA.
GACTCCCCCCGAGAGCTCCTCAATTCCGAGCCCTTTGACATCACTGCTGACCCCTTCAGCGGCTGTCCCTCCTCAGATATGGAGGTCCCCAAGCCAGGCTCCTCCGAGCCGCAGGTTGCCGGCCTCTCGGCCAACCGTTCTCTAACAGAAGGCTTGGTCCTGGACACGATGAATGACAGCCTCAGCAAGATACTGCTGGACATCAGCTTCCCCGGCCTGGAGGAGGACCTGCTGGGCTCCGACGACGTCGGCTGGGCTCAGTTCATCCCCGAGCTGCGGTAGAGACAGGACCGCACCGCTCAAGCCGGCGGCTCTCCGGGCGCTCTGCGCCAGGACAGCAGGCGGGGGCCGTCTGCTCCTCCAGCCCACCTGGCCTGGCGTCACGCCAGAGCCGCCACTGGGCCTTCTGCAAGCCGCGAGGTCCTGGTGACCAGTCTCCGTGCCACCCACTCCCCAAGAGAATCTGATTCCTCCCTCCCTACTAGGAGCTGCGGGTGGGAACAGCAAAAACAAGGGTGAAAAGAGATGAggagcccccccccgcccccgactgTTTGTGCCTGTgcccagccaccccccaccttccCTGCTGCGGGCAGGGTGGCCCTTGTAAATGGTGTATATGTTCCTAATTATCCTCTAATTATAAACGTAAACCTATCTCCTTAGATCATTATCTAGAGACTGCCAGAAGGGGGTCACGATAACCAGGAGGTTCAGTTCGCTTCTGTTACTTGCTTTTGGTTCCTGCAGTAGGAAGGGCTGCAGTGCACAGTTCCTCCCAGGTCCCTCCCTCAAGGGTTCCTCACTGTAGGTGCCCCGATACGCCAGTCAGCCTGCCAGGATCCCTCCTACTGCCACTGCCTCCCACCTGCCCACGTTTCCAAGTCAGCTTTCCTGCAAAAAGAAATGCTGGTGAAAGGGTCTCTTATTATGGGTCAAgagtggggcgggggcagggaggcaCCTGGAGCAGAGTGGGTGCCCAGATGTGCCCGAGAGACGTTTCTCTGATAAGGTCCCTGATCATGCCAGAGAGACGAGTTAGGAGGCGGAGGCCGGCTGGCctgtctgcctgcctgtctgCGCTGGTGCCGCAGCTTTGCAGAGAACCCAGCTTTGCAGAGAGCCGCCCTGGGCCCCAGCTGACCGCGTGCACAGCCCCCAGCTCCAAAACACTACTGTAACTACCTACTCAATAAAGCCCAGGGGCACATGCTGGTCTGTGGCGCGCTGGTGTCTGGTCCCTACGGTGTGAGGGGGCTTGGGAAGGAAAGTGGGTGACGATGAAAATGGTGGTGACAGGGAAGATGCAAGGCTTGAAGCCAACACGGAGCCCTGGAAGGAGAGTGCAAAGGGCTGTGGCCCGTCACCTCCCTCCTCCGCCCTGGCACGTCCCAGCTCAGCAGTCAATTGGCAGTTTCCCCAGTACCGGGCCTGCACAGCCAGCCTCTTTTGGGGACCTCTGAACCTGCTGGGTCACTTAGGCCTTCCAGGGCTCCCTGAAGAAAGGCCTACCCAGGGGCACGCGCCCACCAACATTAGGGAAGGATGGGCCCAGTTACAGGCGCCTCAtgaccacctccacccccaaccgGAGGCCTGGGAGCCAGCCCGCCCTGCTTTTCTGCCCCCCACCTCGAAGCAGCTCCTGTTACGAGCCCTATTCCCCACCTGCCTCACCTGAAAGGCAGCCAGGGCCCGAGGGACTGGTGAGCCCTCCCAGGGAGAGGTAAGGGCCTCCTCCCTGCGTCTCCACCCAGGAAGCATCACCATGGCAACCCCAGCAGCAAACAGTGCTGGCAAGAAGGTCTTCCCTACAAAGCTGCCCCTCcttcagggaagcccaggaaaatgGCCAGCAACCGGCAGAGATCGCCCTGGGGGCAGCGTGACCGCCCCGCATCAGAGAACCTTTCCTGAAGGTGGTGGGCGGGGCCGCATCTCTGCAGCTGCCTTTCTGTACCACACTGGGTGAGAGgctgtccccagccccaccccccgcctGCCCCCTGCCCGCCCTGGGGTGGACCATGCTTTCTCCCGGGCAGCAGAGCTCTGGGCCCGTGAACCCTTGTCCTATGACCCTGTGAACACGGAGCTcagggcagaggagaggaaatgTCTGGTTATGACATCCAGACCCACCCCTGCAGTGTGCGTGTAGACATGACTTAGGGGACTGGGCCCAAGCAACAGGTGAGTTTTGGGGATCAGAaaagtcctgggacttccctggtggcgcagtggttgagagtctgcctgctaacgcgggggacacgggttcaagccctggtctgggaggatcccacatgccacggagcgactaggcccgtgagccacaactactgagcctgcgcatctggagcctgtgctccgcaacaagagaggccgcaatagtgagaggcctgcgcactgcgatgaagagtggcccccgcttgccgcaactagagaaagccctcacacagaaacaaagacccaacacagcaaaaataaataaataaattaaaaaaaaaaaaagtcctagcggcttccctggtggcacagtggttgggagtcgcctgccaatgcaggggacacgggttcgtgtcccggtccgggaagatcccacataccgcggagcggctgggcccgtgagccatggccgttgagcctgcgcgtctggagcctgtggtccgcaacgggagaggccacaacagtgggaggcccgcgtactgcaaaaaaaaaaaagaaagaacgagAAAAGTCCTAGTGGGACGCAGAGGCATTTGGAGGAGCCTGGTGTCCTGAGTGGCACAGACTCAGTGCCGGCTCTGCTGCCCTCACTCTGTGCTGTGGGCAAGTTATTCACCCTCACGTGCCTTGCTTCTTGCATCTTTGAGATGCAACAAGAACACTTACTCGCAAggtgtgagggttaaatgagaggAGGATAAGTATTTCGCAAAGTGTCAAGTATATATCTGCCACTGTTTATTTCACGGGGGGTGGAGGGGCGCCAGAAAGGAAAGGAACCCACATCTGGATGCTTCCTACACGAGGGGGATGCACCAATGACAGAGCAGCGGGGGACGGGAGGGGCGGGGCAGAAAAGCTCCACCCCATTCCCTGGAGAATGGTTTCCCTTCTGCACTCTGCTTGGAAGGGGCGTTTCCCCTCACACCACCTCAGGTCCAGTGTGCCTGGAGAGGAGCGCCAGACCCCAGGCAGGAACGGGGGCCCCAGGAGGGGGGGATGGTGAAGGCagagtgaggaaagagaaaatgtcagCTGAGGAAAGAGCCTGGGAAAACACACCTGATAGATGGACAGAGGACAGTCTATGAGGACGCGTGCAAATCATACCAAGCGGCCACGCGCTCTGGGCAAGAACCGAGAAAACGTCCCGTCCTGTCCCAACCCCCCCGCCCCTGGCCACCCGGTCCCGATGAGAATCTGGGTCTGGAGGCCGCGGGCAGCTTGTCCGCTCCAGCCGAGGAGAGGCAGAGGGCTCCCAGGCTCCCTTGTCTCTCCCTAGATGGTCCACGCCCACGAGACCCTCCCGACGCCCCACACGTGGGCTCAACGCGAGTTCGTCCTCCCCAGGGAGTCCTCAGAGCTGCCCGGCCTCACCCGGCAAACCTACCACCAGCTGGCCCTGAAGCTGCCACCCTGCGTGGAAATGAAGGCCAAGGTGCGTCATCGACTGGCCTGCCCCTGGAAGGATGCGGCCCAGCACACCTGGGGCTTCCACACGTGGCTGCATGTGGGACGTCTGCCGGCCACCTTCCCTGCCAGGCCTGACAGGCCCTATGACAGCAATGTCTGGCACTGGTTGACGGATTCCAGGGCCCACCGCCACCCCCGGCAGAGCCCCCGGTGCCCCCTCCGTCCTGGATGGGTCAAAACAGCTTTCTGATCTTCATCTCCTGTGCTCCTCTCTTTCTGGACGCACAGAGGAGGCACCAGGTGATTCTCAGGACAGTGAAGGAGCTGAGAGAGGTGGGGAAGCTCACGCTGAGGAGTGAGGTCAGGGCACCCCTGCTCGATGCCAACGGCAATGCCCTGCCCCCGAAGAACTTCAAGAAGTAAGAGGAGCTCCCTCCTCGGGGAGCCCACCCAACCCACCCGTGCCCAGGGGACCCCTCCCTCTTTCCGATTCCTGTTTCTGACGTCTTACCGTCCCTCCTCTGGTCACCTGAAAACTCAACTCTGTCCAAACATAGCTGGAGGGACCGGGTGGAGGCCAGGGAATGACAGCCAGGGGCGGGGCTTGATTACTTAACGAAAATGTAGGGGAGACAGCTGTGTATTGATACTTGATGCCTGCCAGGACCCAGGGATACAGAGAAATGTCattcagtccctgccctcaaggagcttctgAAAGGCAGGTACCAACACACGTGCATGGAAAGACAGCTCTCAACACCAGCCCGCGTGTGCCAAGTACCCAAAGCGTGAGACAGACAACGGGTGTTGTGAGGACGTCAATTATTAATAGAAAGAGCCGAGAGCCCGAGGCAGAAGCTTGGATTAAACTCCAGACTGTGTCACTTTGGCAAATGGCTTAGTTCTTCCAGACTCAGTTCGATGGTTGCTGAAagatgggtggggaaggggggagtGGTGAGTGCTGTGCCCACCTCACTGCGTGAAGATAAAGTGGGTGAACGGACACATAAAGTCACCATAGCAAACACAGACGTTATTACAGAAATTCAGAAGGGGAGGGTGTCGTCTGGAGCACCGCCCCAGGAAGGCTTCGTGAGGCGGGCTAGAGGGGtagaggctgggaggggaggaaggctTCGGAAGCGTCGAGAGGAGGGGTGGCTGGTGTGAGCAGAGGCAGGAGTGTGGAGGgactctccctccctgcccattGTGGGTATGCACGGGGCGTCTCCACTCCGCTGCCCTCTAGGCTCTGGGCGTGGGTGGCAGGAAACAGGGAGAGGAATGCAAAGCGTGTCTCAAACTCCAATCCCATTGACAGAAGCCCCAAGGGACTGGAGTGGGAGGCTGCGGAGGTGtttaatctttaaaagaaaaagccaacAGTTGGTGATTTTGAGAGACGATTACTAGGACCTCGACTTCTCTCTGCTGTCTTGCAACGCTGACCACTGACGGCTACTCCGTACTAACTCTGGACACACGGACGTGGGGAAGACTCAGATCGCTGCTCAAACACCTCACAGCCAAATGGTTCTAATCACTTTACTATATTACTTAATCCTCCCACTACTCCCTGAATAGAAACTACTATTATCaacccccttttacagatggggcatctgaaacacagagaggtcaagtatcTTGCCCAAGTTTGCACAGCCAGtaagagcagagctgggatttgaacccagggagcACAGCTCCAgggcttcattctttttttcttttttttttttttgcggtacgcgggcctctcactgctgtgacctctcccgttgcggagcacaggctccggacacgcaggctcagcggccatggctcacgggcccagccgctccgcgccatgtgggatcttcccggaccggggcacgaacccgtgtactctgcatcggcaggcggactcccaaccactgcgccaccagggatccAGGGCTtcattcttaaccaccacgctcCACCTCCCCTCCTGTCGGACCCAGGAATCAGACAAGTTCACAGCCAACATAATGCTCTATAAAGGTAGCAGGAGAGAAATACAGTATCATCCACAGAGAGCTTGGCCCAGTGCTCGGTGCACAGGGAATATGTGTGTATGCTGGCAGAAGCAGCCAGGCCCTGGGAGTCGAAGAGAACTAGGCTGGAATCTACCATCGCAAACTTGCGACACAACTTCAACGTTCTTAAATTCCTTGAGCTTCACTTTCCCCAGGTGTGTATTGGAGATGTACCTGGTACCTTTCGGGGTATGGTGTCTGGCAGGGAGAAGGGGCTCAATAAATCATCTCTGTGCGAGAAGGGTCCTGGTTTCGCTGGCTTGCTGCTGTAGCCCGCCCGTGGAGCAGGAATAAAGGAGGAGGTGGCATTGGAGCTGCACCTCGAAGGGCATGTGAAGTCCACCAGGTGGcagcaagagagagtgagaggggAGGCCCGCCCAGTCTTGTGGCCCCTGGGGAGCAGCTCTGGAGGGGCTTCAGATGAACCCCGTCTAGGAGATGAGACAGCACATTCTGAGCAAGAGGACCACACAAGGCTTCCAGACGCCCATGATCATGGGGAAGCAGGACATTTACCTGCAAACCCCGCCTCCCTCCAGTCCGACAGTACGTTAGAATCACCCGGCCCACTTCAGAAAAATGTTGAGGTTTGAGCCCCACCCGGGAGAGTCTAACTTGCTTGGCCTGGGGGAGAGTCCAGGCACCAGTGTTTCTAAAAAGCTCCCCAGGGTGATTCTAACAGTCAGCCAAGCCTGCGAACCTCTGATCAGCAAACGGGAGGATACCTGCTGGGCCAGGGCAAAGCGCGTCGAACGATTTGCCAACATTCAACCCTGTTGTGTTGAACCAAATACCGCAGGTCTGCAGAAGAGTGAGCCGTGAGACCGGTGTTGCAGGGCAGCAGGGCACAGTGGGAAGGGCTCCTGGACTGCGTTTGTGGAGAAGGTGGGGCTTGGAGGACAGCTGGAATCTGGACGACCCCCTTACAGGCTACGTGTCCGAAGGATGGAAGATTGACCCACCAGATAACATGATTTCACCAGCCTAACGCCAAAACGCACACACAAGGTGCAGGCCGTTGGGCACAGGTCAGTATCCAGGTGGGGAGAGAGCTGGAAGGGGCCTCCACAGTCTGATGGCTGACAGCTGGCGGAAGGCAGCATCTCCTCCCCTTCTGCCCCCTCCATCATGCCCAGGTCTCTCCTTTGACCTCTGTCCtctccacaccccttcccccCCGACAGGTACCGGCACATCTCAGCTGGTGGAAGGTGTGAGCCTGGAGGCCTCCAGCTCATGCCCAACCCACTTCCCAGTGATTTCGCCAGGAGCTGGCCCTGCCCAAACCCGCTGCCTCATTACCGGGAGAAGACGGTCAAGTTGGCCTTGCTGCCCAGGGCGCCTCTGAGTCAGGACCTGGTGAGGAGTCACCAGACCCTGCTAGTGGACCGGGTGGTCTTGCCCCTCCATTATCTCTCCAGGGCCCATCCTGGCAAAACCTTAGCGAGAAGGAGAAGACCTGGACACATCTAGAAGAGCCTCCAGATGGGTGGAGACTGCAGTGGGCATACGGACCCCCAAGCCCTTGTGTTCTCAACCAATGTACCTTCAGCAAGAAGGCTTGGGTGGCTGAAGGTGCAGGCTTCTGCAGAACCGAGCCCCTGCACAATCCTTCCAACTTCATCTGTACCCCAGGCTCCTGAAGATTCTACTGAAATTCTAATTTGTTCTGTCACCCTTGGAGGACCCCTCGCGGCAGGTAGGAGCACGGGTGtggtggggagagcagagggggATCCAGTTCCTGCAGACTGccaaggagtggggagggagaaggggtgtgtgtgtgtgtgtgtgtgtgtgcgcgcgcgcgtgcgtgagTAGGTGTGGAGGGGGAGAGGCGCTGTAAGACATGTGGCTCTCGTAACCCATTTGGAATAAGACTGGGATTGGTCAGGATACAGAAAGCTTCTCCCTGGACAACTTGACGTCTGGACAAATCTCAGAAGCAAGTCTGCTGGGCTGCAGGTCCCACACAGGGTTTGGGGGAGCAGAGGTCAGGCCAAGGCTGTGCTGGAGGATGGAGAGTCAGGTCTGAGGAAGGCTGACCAGGCCTCGGTGGAGGGACAGGAGCAAAGTGGAGACTCAAGGTAACGGTGGGAGCAGTCACCCCAGAGCATCGTCTTGGGCCTGGGCCCGTGCTGCTGACCCCTCGTGCCACAGCTTTTGCACTGGGGGGTAGCGGCAGAGACACGTGGCCTCAAGTGGAGGCAGGTAAAGCGCGTGGGTCCGCAGGGTGCTGGCCGGCTGGGGCAGagagtggagggggaggggcagcggggAGTGGCCAGAGAGGGAGAAGCTGCAGGTGGGGCCCACCTCAcctcccctggcccctggcccaCGCCATGTCGGTGACCTTCCCCATCGGGGCTGCTCTTGGCTTCTGCTCACtgccctctttgcccactttcctCAAGCTGTCAGCACCTGGGAATCAAACACCACTGGGGTTCCAGCCCTGGCATAACCACTAACCAGCTGTGTGCCCTTTGGGAGGGTCCTTTTTCCCCTCAAgctctcagcttcctcctctgcacAGCGGGAGCCACTAgggcaaaaataaatggaataaataaaagaaacaagtgacGCACCTGCGAAGTGCCGGGCACAGCGTCGGCCCTCCGTACCTGCAGCTGTCAATCATTACCTGTAGAATAAAAGTAATAAGTGGGTGGGACACGATTCAGCCTTATGGAGGAGTGAAGCACTGACACACGCAAAAATGTGGAAGAACCTCGAAAACATGAGTGGACGACTCCAGACACAAAAGGGTGCATATCGTACGATTGCATTTCTAGGAAGAGTCCAGAGGAAGCGAATCCCTAGAGACAGAAGGTGAATCGGTGGTGGCCAGGcgctggggagggggatgggggctgAGTGCTTCATGGGTACAGGGTTTTCTCTTGGGGcggatgaaaatattttggaactagatagaagtGCTGCTTGCACAACATCATGAGTGAACAAGATGCCACTGGATTGTACAATTTAACATGGTaaatgctggacttccctggcggtccagcggttaagacgccatgcttccaatgcagaggacgcgggttcgatccctggtcgggcaactaagatcccacgtgccacagggcaactaagcccatgggccacaactagagagaagcctgtgcactgcaacaaaggacCCCGcgttgccacaactaagacccaacgtagccaaacataaatgaataaatatttttaaaaggtaaaaagatggtaaatgttatgtgaatttcatctcgattaaaaataattatatagggcttccctggtggcgcagtggttgagactccgcctgccgatgcaggggacacgggttcgtgccccgatccgggaggatcccacatgccatggagcggctgggcccgtgagccatggccgctgagcctgcgcgtccggaggctgtgctccgcaacgggagaggccacagcagtgagaggcctgcgtaccaccaaaaaaaaaaaatatatatatatatatataagtaggGTATGTATAGAGAATTTCCAAAATTCCTTCTAGTTCCAAATCTACAATTCCACCATGGTCCTTCTCCTGGCCGCCTCTCCCTGTGGTGGGGTGGCCCAAAgccaagggaggaaggagagtttCCCGAGCTCTCTAGGGGAGGGTGGGGCTTGGGGAACGGGCGTTCTCCCCGCTCTGGATCAGGAGTGACGGTGGAAAGGAGGAGGTCCCTTGACTCTGATCCTGGCATGTCAGAGCGGGGAAGGCCTCTGGGAAACAAGCGTTTGGATGGTAAACCGAGGCCCAAGGCCGAGGCGATTTGCTCCGGCCACACAGCCGGGTCGTCCTTGCCCTCCTGGTACAGCCAGGGCTCCGGGGCCTGTGCTGTCATCCTGCTTCTCAGACTACTTGCCCGTCATGCCTGGGTTTCGTCACCTCCAGCAAGAGAAGCCCAGGGCACACTTAGAGGGTTAATAGGAAGTTCTGGGGAGTGAGACGGAGGAGAAAGCCTCCCACTCTCCAGCCCGGAGCTGGGAGGGAGGGTAGAGGGGTGAGCTGCGCTTCCACAGATGCCCGCCTTGCAGACCcagaccccctcccccaggctgccAGCCTCATGAGGGACTTCCACCCCTGCCTCCACCCTCCGCTCTGCTCTCTGGGTGGCGGCCTCCTTCCTGCTGGCAGCACTGCCAGGGGCTCCCTTGTCCATCACCAGCCAGAGATGCAGAAGCAGGATTCCTGGAATTCCTGAACTCCACCAGGCCATGGAGCTCTGGGGACAACAGCCTCCGTAGGTCCTCCTGGGCCTGGGGACTCTTCAAGGCAACCCTCAGCCCAGCCTGCCCGCAGCCATGGGTATCACCCCTCCCCCACGCTCCCCCATCTGCTCAGTATGGAGTCCTCGGAAGCCTCTGCGGGGGTCTGGGGGACCCCTGCAGCCTGGGCCCACCTTCAGGACCTACTCTCTCACTGCAGCTTTCTCAAGCAGATCTGAGAGGGAAGCAGGGCTGGAGCCCGCTTGCCCCATACCTCGCACCCCTCCCCAGGGCACCCCGTGCTCTGCTGAACGACGCCAGCTTCAGGACGCGAATTGATCCCAGCACAGAGGTTTCAGAGCCGCTTCTGggtcctctcctcccctcccctccgcagCCTGCCTCTCCCTCAGCCGGGCTCCAGCTGAGTGGGCAACTGAGACCAGGTCAGGTTGCTGAGCCACTAGGGCCTCAGGAAGGGCTGGGGCCCATAAGGCTGgaagctggggggctgggggccccTGGGGGAGACGCAGAGCCAGCCAGTCTCTATCTCACCCGCCCGACTGCAAGGCTGTCCCATCTAATTGCCCTGCCTCAGAAAGCCCTgccactggggacttccctggtggtccagcagttaagactctgtgctcccaatacaggggcgccgggtctgatccctggtgggagaactagatcccgcgtgctgcaactaaaggcccgcatgccgcaactaaagacccggcacagccaaataaatgggaaggaaggaaggaaggaaaggaagggagggaggaagggagggagggagggagggagggaggaaggaaggaaggaaggaagggagtccTGCCGCTGCTCCGCGACGACAAGTCAGAGCACGATTCCCTGCCCAGGCCGCCCAGACCCACCTCTGGCCTCCCCAGGACGCACTGGCCTTTTGTTTCCACCCCGCGCTGACCCACCTGCTCAAGCCCTTTGCCTTGTTGCGTCTCTTCCACCGCTGAGCTTCTGCTGGTCGTGCTGTCCCCTGAGCCACGTCACTTACGCTTTTCATTACACAGTATACATAATTGCTGTTTCCGGTTTATCGTTATATTTAGTGGTTCCTGTGGCTCTTCACGGAGTTGCCCATCTCATGTTAGTCTCAAGCCAACACACTGTCTGTGGGTCCCAGGGCAgaacctcccaaaggcccacctgGAAGACACAGCTGCTGCATCCTGGCATTGTTCAAATTCCAAGGCAGGGTTTGGATGCGTGGCTTCCCCTAGGCCACCATGGTTTCCACTGGACGGTCACTGAGCACTGACACGAGACAGCATGACAGGCTTCCCGGACAACAGTCAGTGCTTCTTCAGCAGGAGTATCACTAGAGAGCGGTGCCGGGGTGCCCAGGGCAGGCCCGGAGCCTAGGCCAGGAGGAAACGGAGGTAAATGGAAGCAGGAAAGGAAGTCGCTAAACACAAGGCGGGGGGAGAGAAATGCTGAGGCCAGAGGGAGGGCGAGGCGGGGTCCCTGCTGGTACTCGACGctcaggatgtctggaagcaggTGGGCAGCTTGCCAGATTCCCGAGGATCAAGACTTGGGTGCGTGGCCCAGGGGTGGGGGCTGGCAAATGAGTCCCATGGGTaccagggaaaggggaggagtaGAAAGGGGTCTGGAGTGACCGCCTATGCCGTCAGCCGGATCCTGGAAAGATCAGGTGGGCGCTCACCAAGCTGGTCTAGTGTCTCAACACCTGAGTCGTTGGTGGTAACAGTGCGTTTCCTCTTGTGTCCTGGAGTCCTGCTGGACAATTCAGCCAAGGAACTTTGTGcataagaagagagagaagggagcaaaacaagcaaacaaacaagaccCTGCCCTTACAAAGCCTAAGACCTGGTGGGAAGATGGACAAGTAAACAATTTTAAATAGTGTGAGAGGTAAGGTGAGAGGTGCCTGACCCGGCTGTACTATgagagcagaggggagaggcAGCTAGGGcagagcctgtgtgtgtgtatgtgtgtgtgcgcgcgtgtgcacACGCTCACGCAAGAACACTCCTGTGTACGTGAATGTCAGCTCCCAGATAACAGCAGGCAGGTACCCGGGACTCACTGTGTGCTGGGCAAGGAGTTGCAAGCTCTGCATGAACCAGCCCGCCTAATCCTCCCAACACGATGAGGCCCCACGTGCTCTCCGTTTTAGAGACGAGTCAACTAAGGCCCCCAGAGCTCTTAACCAGTTTGCTGTTGGGCTTCTCATTCATACTTCACAGAGATTCTGCAGATGACACGTTatttcagttttacagatgagaaagtggaTTCCAAACGATTAAGCACTCcacccaaagtcacccagctagtaGGTGAGCTGGGAAACGTGACCAAGCTTGTGCGAATTCAACATCCTGTGCCTGGTCTGCTTTCATCAATAGAGACAAGTGCTCCTCCACCTTTCTGTgtcttggtgttttgttttgttctgttttttggtCACGCCACGTGGCTTAAGGGATCTcctttccctgaccagggattgaacccgggttacggcagtgaaagcccggaatcctaaccactaagccaccagagaactccctgtGCCTTGGTTTTGCCACCTGTGAAATAGGAGCAAAGCATCCTAGTCTCAAATGTAAAAGGTGGTcctagcccagggcttccctggtggcgcagtggttgagagtccgcctgccgatgcaggggacacgggttcgagccccggtctaggaggatcccacgtgccgcggagcggctgggcccgtgagccatggccgctgagcctgcgtgtccggagcctgtgctccgcaacgggaggggccacacagtgagaggcccgcgtaccgccaaaaaaaaaaaaaaaaagtggtcctaGCCTGGCAGTCTTTGGAAGATCTACCTCTTTGGGGTGGAGGTAGggtgaaaattttcaaaactggCCCTGGCCTGCTAGGAAAACAGCTTCATTCCTGTCTTAAGCAGATCTGACAAGGCCAGAGGAGAAAGCCTGAAATAGAGCTGGCTGGCCTCACCCTCCGTGGGATCAAGGGTGCTGCTTGTCTAGCTCTGAATAACCCATTCTATGGGGAATATCCTGGGAATTTCCTTATGTGGTAGGGCTGGATGATTTCAGATGAACTCTCCTCTCCGTCCCTAATATCAGTGACAAGAAATGGCacaatttcactttcttcttaaaaagaaaatgtgaaagataTTTAAAGGCATGGAAGGTTATTACAAGGAAGGTGGGAACCAGTTCATCTCCATCTGTACTGAGGTTTGGACAAGAGGGCAGGGATTTTGAATACAGCGACAGGGGTTTAGATTAGACATAAAGAAGAACTTCCTGATGAGGTGGAGGGATGCTGGAATAGCTTATGCCAGGTTCCAGGGAGCAAGCTGTGAATCTGTTTAGACCAGTGCTGTCCAAGAGAAATATAATGGAGCCATGCATGcaagtttaaattttttagttgccatattaagaaagtaaaattaaacaggtgatgttaatttttataacacattttcccaaaaaaaaagaaaaagggacttccctggtggtccagtggttaagaaagaCTCTGCgccaccaatgcagggggc
It encodes the following:
- the TEX52 gene encoding LOW QUALITY PROTEIN: testis-expressed protein 52 (The sequence of the model RefSeq protein was modified relative to this genomic sequence to represent the inferred CDS: inserted 2 bases in 2 codons; substituted 1 base at 1 genomic stop codon), which gives rise to MASNRQRSXLGAAXPPRIREPFLKMVHAHETLPTPHTWAQREFVLPRESSELPGLTRQTYHQLALKLPPCVEMKAKVRHRLACPWKDAAQHTWGFHTWLHVGRLPATFPARPDRPYDSNVWHWLTDSRAHRXPPAEPPVPPPSWMGQNSFLIFISCAPLFLDAQRRHQVILRTVKELREVGKLTLRSEVRAPLLDANGNALPPKNFKK